From Oligoflexus sp., one genomic window encodes:
- a CDS encoding SpoIIE family protein phosphatase, with the protein MLKTLLLGLFLLRTSALMAISVPQMAEPYLSIWEDKGGQTAFQDLDDARFVPATPDRLNAGYSTSVFWLRLDLQNASATTLERFLEIELGTISLYDVYVRGQTGAILSGGQKRSWNPSLHHRHPVVNVTLPPYSRGSWYIRLENNYSLCIIAWLHSLESLAAKESRESLVFGTYTGVMGFALLVSLYVFFSTRHRTFLHLGTMLLTYHLGFQLTNLGVTWMNLWPQSLAWADRATFVMIELSSIAGIIFFRHSLEIPRTLPQIDRWLWLPLLKSLLGLGLCTFAFSPQLVSFSVQTTGVLLLFYYGAGIYLWRKAYPPAAYYSIGWMLVILVNILSILQAADLVRFDDPWFRSAVRFELLLLSCALHAGFLAIAIGNQFQKVQKDRAREQDVRRRLEKNLDDAHIVQEAFIPDDREGPGFEIVTSHHASARIGGDWLGYHHDVRHKRLILAICDVTGHGLPAALLSGAIHGAFHGLARTEEMDALPAPELLSMLMRRLNDVVGMTATHTPLLATMLILSIDLESGRMDYRNAGHTPLVVVRDNRPVYILQGGSPLGLKTQPNIGAGHYEARTGDTLFIYTDGLLDNVRSSRRLQLHHLTRLFSSEDSLSAIQKRIEELAGPDAAVMEDDCSYIICRLHDLAGQSLPIGGSRLWRKSV; encoded by the coding sequence ATGCTGAAGACTCTCCTGCTCGGCCTCTTTCTGCTGCGGACCTCAGCCTTAATGGCAATATCCGTCCCGCAGATGGCGGAGCCGTACCTATCCATTTGGGAGGACAAGGGGGGCCAGACGGCCTTTCAGGATCTGGATGACGCTCGCTTCGTTCCTGCCACGCCGGACCGCTTGAATGCCGGCTACAGCACTTCGGTCTTCTGGCTTCGTCTTGATCTGCAAAATGCCAGCGCGACGACACTCGAACGATTCCTTGAAATTGAACTCGGCACCATCAGCCTTTACGATGTTTATGTGCGGGGCCAGACCGGGGCTATTCTGTCAGGGGGACAGAAAAGAAGCTGGAATCCTTCCCTGCATCATCGTCATCCGGTGGTGAACGTTACGCTGCCGCCCTACAGTCGGGGCAGCTGGTATATACGACTGGAAAACAACTACAGCCTTTGCATCATAGCCTGGCTTCACAGCCTTGAAAGCCTGGCGGCCAAGGAATCGCGGGAATCCTTGGTCTTCGGCACGTATACGGGCGTCATGGGTTTCGCTCTTCTCGTGTCGCTGTATGTTTTCTTCAGCACCCGGCATCGCACGTTCCTGCATCTTGGAACGATGCTCCTCACCTATCATCTTGGTTTTCAGCTCACCAACCTCGGCGTGACCTGGATGAATCTTTGGCCGCAGTCCCTGGCCTGGGCGGATCGAGCCACCTTTGTGATGATCGAACTCAGCAGCATCGCCGGCATCATCTTCTTTCGCCATTCCCTGGAAATACCGCGCACGCTGCCCCAGATCGATCGCTGGCTCTGGCTGCCTTTGCTGAAAAGTCTCCTGGGCCTGGGTCTTTGCACCTTTGCCTTCAGTCCCCAGCTCGTATCCTTTTCCGTGCAGACGACCGGCGTTCTGCTCCTCTTCTATTACGGAGCGGGCATTTATCTTTGGCGCAAGGCCTATCCCCCCGCAGCCTATTACAGCATCGGCTGGATGCTCGTCATCCTCGTGAATATCCTTTCCATTCTGCAGGCGGCCGACCTTGTGCGCTTCGATGATCCCTGGTTCCGTTCCGCCGTTCGCTTTGAATTGCTCCTTCTGTCCTGTGCGCTTCATGCTGGATTTCTGGCCATCGCGATCGGCAACCAATTTCAAAAGGTGCAGAAGGATCGTGCCCGCGAGCAGGATGTGCGGCGCCGGCTTGAGAAAAATCTGGATGATGCCCATATCGTCCAGGAGGCTTTCATACCGGACGATCGCGAAGGGCCGGGCTTTGAAATCGTGACCTCGCATCATGCCTCGGCGCGGATTGGTGGGGACTGGCTCGGCTATCATCATGATGTCCGGCACAAGCGCCTGATTCTGGCCATCTGCGATGTCACAGGTCATGGGCTCCCGGCGGCCCTTTTAAGCGGCGCCATTCATGGGGCCTTCCATGGCCTGGCCCGCACCGAAGAAATGGATGCGTTGCCGGCTCCTGAACTTCTAAGCATGCTGATGCGAAGACTCAACGACGTCGTGGGCATGACGGCGACGCATACTCCGCTGCTCGCCACGATGCTGATCCTGAGCATAGATCTGGAAAGCGGTCGCATGGATTACCGGAACGCGGGCCATACGCCTCTTGTGGTAGTGCGTGACAATCGGCCTGTCTATATCCTGCAGGGTGGTTCCCCCTTGGGATTGAAGACCCAACCCAATATCGGTGCGGGGCATTATGAAGCCAGGACGGGGGACACTCTTTTCATTTATACCGATGGACTCCTGGATAACGTGCGTTCATCCAGACGCCTTCAGCTTCATCATCTGACCCGCCTTTTTTCAAGTGAAGATTCCTTGAGCGCCATCCAAAAGCGCATTGAGGAACTGGCAGGACCCGATGCTGCCGTCATGGAAGATGATTGCTCGTACATCATCTGCCGTCTGCATGATCTTGCAGGACAGTCGCTGCCCATAGGCGGGTCCAGGTTGTGGAGAAAGAGCGTTTAA
- a CDS encoding TlpA disulfide reductase family protein, which translates to MSATLRLRILCLLTLLMSCVTTGSLEAATKPRWPNTFSLVSLDGKKVLRSASDFKGQPLLVQFWASWCRSCSGISSELERVVLSHQTSHASRLQFLSVSIDETTDEARGTVIQRPSTFLTQHAYHDHQQHLRTSLKVESVPTIVLIHRDGTILLRKEGHLSASEYLAIKDALSGLSSSI; encoded by the coding sequence ATGTCAGCTACTCTCAGGCTACGGATACTTTGTCTGCTCACACTGCTCATGTCCTGCGTCACAACAGGGTCGCTTGAGGCCGCAACCAAACCCAGGTGGCCCAACACCTTCAGCCTTGTGAGCCTGGACGGCAAAAAAGTTCTGCGCTCCGCTTCCGATTTCAAAGGTCAGCCCTTGCTTGTACAATTCTGGGCCTCGTGGTGCCGCAGCTGCAGTGGAATCAGCAGCGAACTGGAGCGGGTGGTGCTGTCTCATCAGACCTCTCATGCATCGCGCCTGCAGTTTTTGTCTGTGAGTATCGACGAGACGACAGACGAGGCCCGCGGAACTGTGATACAACGCCCATCCACCTTCCTCACACAGCATGCCTATCACGATCACCAGCAGCACCTGCGCACATCACTGAAGGTTGAAAGCGTTCCGACCATTGTTCTGATCCATCGGGATGGTACCATCCTTTTACGCAAGGAAGGCCATCTGAGTGCCAGTGAGTATCTCGCCATCAAAGACGCCCTCTCAGGTTTGTCATCATCAATCTAA